From the genome of Hydrogenobacter hydrogenophilus:
ACTCTCTTCTACCTTCAGAGTAATTCCTATAAAGGGATTGGCACTTACACCACCGCCCATATCGATAACCGACACTAACTTGTTGTTAAAGAACAATTCAAGCTTGGTAAGGTGGTGAGCAGGTATTAACTGTCCCGTTTGTGGATCCTTTCTGGTGCCTGGCTCCATAGGGTGCGTTATCACCATCTGCACCTTTACTATTTCTCCTTTCTTAGCTTCCTTTGG
Proteins encoded in this window:
- the soxZ gene encoding thiosulfate oxidation carrier complex protein SoxZ; protein product: MAIGAGILRVPKEAKKGEIVKVQMVITHPMEPGTRKDPQTGQLIPAHHLTKLELFFNNKLVSVIDMGGGVSANPFIGITLKVEESGIVKISYEDNKGGKWEKTAEISVV